GTCCTGGCGGGGGGAGCGTATCGGTCCTAGTGGTTCGCCAGGATGATCGAGACAATCACGCCGGTGGCCGCGGCGGCCAGGATGTAATTGCCGTCAACCTGGCGCCATTCATAGCCGCGGCGCGGCGCGGCCAGATGATGGCGGCGGTAATCGATCCGCTGGCCGCGGTTCCAGTCAGCGCGCTCGATGCGGCCGCCTTTGCGCCAGCCGTTGTGGCGGCCATTGTCGTGACGGCCGTTCATGCGCCTGTCGTCGCGCTGGTCGTAGCGCTGGTCGTCGTGGCGCGGCGCAGCGAAGGCGCTGGCGGCCGAACCGCTGAGGATCAGAACGGCGGCGGCGGCGGTCATTAAGCGCTTCATGGGTCTCTCCTG
This is a stretch of genomic DNA from Phenylobacterium immobile (ATCC 35973). It encodes these proteins:
- a CDS encoding RcnB family protein, with product MKRLMTAAAAVLILSGSAASAFAAPRHDDQRYDQRDDRRMNGRHDNGRHNGWRKGGRIERADWNRGQRIDYRRHHLAAPRRGYEWRQVDGNYILAAAATGVIVSIILANH